TTTATTGAACCAACTTTGAACAATTGATAATTTAAATAATGAAATAATGACAACGACAATTTTAGTAACGGGTGCTTCGGCAGGAATTGGAAAAGCAACAGCACTTTATTTGGTTCAAAACGGCTACAACGTTTACGGAGCAGCACGCAGATTAAAGAAAATGCAGGATTTAAAAACACACAGCGTAAACCCTGCTTGATTCACAATCCAACTGAATTTCCAATCGTTGATTGAGCCGTGTAAGTAAGTGATTTGAGCCGTTTCCGCAGGTAAAATTGAATCTACGACCTTAAAAAATCGGTTAGCTTTTTTTGCATCATCAGTGAGGCATTAACAGGTGCCTCACTTTTTTGTATCGTTTCCTTGCTGGCGCATTAAAATGCCAGGCATCAACCGTAGGTAATTTTAGCACAGCTTGAAGCGCCTTTCGAATGAATGCAGGTAGCGAACAGGGCCTTTTGCAGGTTGGAAAAATAGCATTACACTGCCCGGGCTGCTGCTGATTGAAAATATTTTGTTGAAGTTAAACTAATGCTGAACATTGTTTGTCAAGCCCCGAACCAATGCCCGGCTTTGCAATCAGCTGATGTTTATTTGTCATACCCAACTTGCATAAACCCCCGTGTTAGCGGCTGGTCTTCGTTTTTCGTTCTGTAAGTTCGGTTGGCGTCAGCCCGAATTGTTTTTTGAAAGCGAATGAAAAATGAGGCAGCGCTTCAAAGCCTAAATCAAGATAAATTTCTGCCGGCTTTTTGTCCTTTTTGTCAATAAGGAAATGGGCTTCCTGTAAACGTTTCTTCACAAGCCAATGATTTGGTGAATCGTTAAACTTTTCTTTGAAATCTCTTTTAAAAGCCGACAAACTTCGCCCTGTCAAAAAGGCAAAACGTGCAACACTTACATTGAATTTGAAATTCCGGTTCATAAATTCCTCAATGTTAATTTTTTGAGGAATACCGTAATCAAAAAGCAAGCCTGCTAATCCGGGTTGTTGTTG
The nucleotide sequence above comes from Dyadobacter subterraneus. Encoded proteins:
- a CDS encoding SDR family NAD(P)-dependent oxidoreductase codes for the protein MTTTILVTGASAGIGKATALYLVQNGYNVYGAARRLKKMQDLKTHSVNPA